Proteins from a genomic interval of Nitrospina gracilis Nb-211:
- the tcmP gene encoding three-Cys-motif partner protein TcmP produces MRTTRTDLGAPRHGIPRRIRPFNCGILAQWANLKRLNNISRIQNKWRRANCKLKIINKLRHTDRYQNIEFLAMRSFKEYEGREQTYLKHFFLEHYLERVIYNIGSKWKAFTYIDGFSGPWKSDDVDYHDTSFFIASQKLSSAAEGLRKNGKEINIKCLFIEKTRTAFESLKEYTESIDGLEATAINGRFENLIPDIINYIGSSFSFVFIDPTGWTGFSLEKIQPILRLRGEVLINFMYDHINRFIGTTDLSEKSFEDLFGDKKWKARFENLLRNHGDRENAILKLYSDRLKETGNYKYIAFTKILNPKKDRSYFYLINCGKNLKGLLEFREVEQKLFEEQNLVRKSLKHSKQIEESKQSELFGPSETLTKPGLMEEERKVQLAWGKAWLADLINISNTLTMDQILSQALEFPLIWKKDVDNWIFDWASKNHISIQNSTPREKTLKAKHTIKKIKNIND; encoded by the coding sequence ATGCGTACAACCCGGACTGACCTTGGTGCACCCCGTCACGGGATTCCACGTCGCATCCGTCCATTCAATTGTGGAATTTTGGCTCAATGGGCAAACCTAAAAAGGTTAAATAATATATCTCGTATTCAGAATAAATGGAGAAGAGCTAATTGTAAATTGAAGATTATCAATAAATTGAGGCATACTGACAGATATCAAAATATCGAATTTTTAGCTATGAGATCATTTAAAGAATACGAAGGCAGAGAACAGACCTATTTAAAACACTTTTTCTTAGAACATTACTTAGAACGAGTGATTTACAACATTGGGTCCAAATGGAAAGCGTTTACCTACATTGATGGATTCTCGGGACCTTGGAAATCAGACGATGTGGATTATCACGACACCTCTTTTTTTATTGCATCCCAAAAACTTTCCAGTGCAGCGGAAGGGCTAAGGAAGAATGGCAAAGAGATAAATATCAAATGCCTTTTTATTGAAAAAACTCGCACAGCATTTGAAAGTTTAAAAGAATATACCGAAAGCATTGATGGCTTAGAAGCAACGGCAATAAATGGAAGGTTCGAAAACTTAATACCTGACATTATTAACTATATTGGAAGCTCTTTTTCATTTGTATTCATTGATCCCACTGGGTGGACAGGTTTCAGTTTAGAAAAAATTCAACCCATATTACGGTTAAGAGGTGAAGTTTTAATAAACTTTATGTATGACCATATTAATAGATTTATTGGCACCACCGATTTGTCAGAAAAGTCTTTTGAAGATTTATTTGGTGACAAAAAATGGAAAGCCCGATTCGAAAACCTGCTTAGAAATCATGGCGACCGAGAAAATGCCATTCTAAAATTGTACAGTGATCGTTTAAAGGAAACCGGAAACTATAAGTACATAGCTTTTACCAAGATTCTCAATCCCAAAAAGGACCGTTCTTACTTTTACTTAATAAATTGCGGGAAGAATTTAAAAGGTCTTTTGGAATTTAGAGAAGTTGAACAAAAACTCTTTGAAGAGCAAAATCTTGTCAGAAAATCTTTAAAACATTCTAAGCAAATCGAAGAGTCAAAACAAAGTGAGCTTTTTGGCCCTTCAGAAACTCTAACAAAACCCGGCTTGATGGAAGAGGAAAGAAAAGTTCAATTGGCTTGGGGAAAGGCTTGGCTGGCAGATTTAATTAATATAAGTAATACCTTAACCATGGATCAAATTTTATCTCAAGCATTAGAGTTTCCATTAATTTGGAAAAAGGATGTTGATAACTGGATTTTTGATTGGGCTTCTAAAAATCATATATCAATTCAAAACTCTACTCCCAGAGAAAAAACCTTAAAAGCAAAACATACGATCAAAAAAATTAAAAACATCAACGATTAG
- a CDS encoding arylesterase: MSDKHVILAFGDSLTFGYQVPPEKSYPSRLQRVLKAKGYPYTVINAGVNGDTTAGGASRIDWLLRHDPEIVIVELGANDGLRGLPVEQMRKNLSYIIEACQKHGAKVLLAGMKITPNLGREYTEAFEQVFHDLAETYDVPLIPFFLEGVAGVKDLTQPDGLHPIDKGYAKVTLTVWKYLEPMLDDGEGDGDDDGDDEDDDD; the protein is encoded by the coding sequence GTGTCAGATAAACACGTCATTCTTGCATTTGGCGACAGCCTCACGTTCGGTTACCAGGTGCCGCCGGAAAAGAGCTATCCATCGCGCCTGCAGAGGGTTTTGAAGGCCAAGGGCTACCCGTACACGGTGATCAACGCCGGGGTCAACGGCGACACCACGGCGGGCGGCGCGTCGCGCATCGACTGGCTCCTGCGCCACGATCCGGAGATCGTGATTGTCGAGTTGGGCGCGAACGACGGCCTGCGCGGCCTACCTGTCGAGCAGATGCGCAAAAACCTTTCCTATATTATAGAAGCGTGCCAGAAACACGGCGCGAAGGTCCTGCTTGCGGGGATGAAGATCACGCCCAACCTTGGACGTGAGTACACCGAAGCGTTCGAGCAGGTGTTTCACGATCTGGCAGAGACGTACGATGTGCCTTTAATTCCGTTTTTTCTGGAAGGCGTGGCGGGTGTGAAGGACCTCACCCAGCCCGACGGCCTGCATCCCATCGACAAAGGCTACGCCAAAGTCACCCTCACCGTGTGGAAGTATCTGGAGCCGATGCTGGATGACGGTGAAGGTGATGGTGATGACGACGGGGATGATGAAGATGATGACGATTGA
- a CDS encoding ABC transporter ATP-binding protein translates to MIEIRQLTKSLYGGGHRVDILKGIDLTVPDGQFVAITGPSGSGKTTLLSLIAGLDSPTSGSIIVDGKDITKLNEDELAVLRGERFGFVFQNFHLIPTLTALENVLLSAELNGASGAHKKSEDILGVVGLGERLHHYPSQLSGGEQQRLSLARAFINEPDIVLADEPTGNLDSKNSDKIMDLITELHRVKRATIILVTHEAHIAARTQRTLTMGDGNIIDDILNSNWKQS, encoded by the coding sequence ATGATCGAAATCCGACAACTCACAAAATCCCTTTATGGCGGCGGACACCGGGTGGACATCCTGAAGGGCATCGACCTGACAGTGCCGGACGGGCAGTTCGTCGCCATCACCGGGCCTTCCGGAAGCGGCAAGACGACCCTGCTCAGCCTCATTGCCGGGCTCGACAGCCCGACCAGCGGATCCATCATCGTGGACGGGAAGGATATCACGAAACTGAACGAAGATGAACTGGCCGTTCTGCGCGGCGAGCGCTTCGGTTTCGTCTTTCAGAATTTCCACCTCATCCCCACGCTCACCGCCCTGGAAAACGTCCTGCTCTCCGCCGAGCTCAACGGCGCCTCCGGCGCGCACAAGAAGTCGGAAGACATCCTCGGCGTGGTCGGTCTGGGCGAACGCCTGCATCACTATCCATCGCAGTTGTCCGGCGGCGAGCAACAACGCCTGTCGCTCGCGCGCGCGTTCATCAACGAACCGGACATCGTGCTCGCTGACGAACCGACGGGCAACCTCGATTCCAAGAACAGCGACAAGATCATGGACCTGATCACGGAACTCCACCGCGTGAAGCGGGCGACCATCATCCTCGTCACGCACGAGGCGCACATCGCGGCGCGCACCCAGCGCACACTCACCATGGGCGATGGCAACATCATCGACGACATCCTCAATTCCAACTGGAAGCAGTCATGA
- a CDS encoding ABC transporter permease produces the protein MRSPQLSFPQLLRLALAESRGAGKRFVFFVICLAIGVGAIMTIKSFSNILEQAIQRESKALLAADIEIKSSWPQSPEDRAYQKKALPPGTEFIFLKELHAMTRFADPKRAGDQANLLVELKSVPATQPFYPFYGTLATNPSGPLSELLADHGALVEPNFLVKANLKVGDRFQLGEVAVRITAVIEGEPDRISRAFSIGPRVMVSNETLEQAQLIAPGSRVKNKTLVHLPEGFPLEKGVALLERGLKDKAASIRTYKDMESSLTGAIDRMSKYLGSVGVIALLMGGIGVAMIIRTFMAQKMDTIAILNCLGATSRTVFYVYLIQALLLGLAGSLIGVGIGYALQYSLPEKMADLLNLEVSPGFYWEPAVQSLLLGLLTTLLFTVWPLIRAVRTRPLRLFRHIAEEEELSRGSRRQRWMMGILFSLGLVAIVFWQAESVKRGLVFLSILAVSTLLLAGVATLFLKMIRKLPPSPLMTRRYGLANLYRPNNQAVSIITALGMGIMLVLSIHLIQMDMIAMLNKNTENKPPNYFFIDIQKHQVDEYKRIIDSFGAEAKQETTPLVRSRLFSIDGHRADQWDYTNRHAEEWFINREFVLTYRTDEPPDGNKVIKGKWWTKEEAGQALVSLEEDAARRLDAHIGSELVMDIQGIHVTATVHNIRRVDWRNMRTNFYMVFSPGALEGAPVTFVSTVYIPRDQELQLQQAVVDALPNVTALGTRDIVESIENVVNKLLTLVDFMSAFAIASGLFILSGAVASTKFRRLKEAAILKTLGARRRMVAAILGYEYGTLGVVAAAVGVLLSIGTSWAVMEYIVKSDWHFRLGPLGWSFLAAFVLTTFTGILSSVDVLRNKPIHTLRRVDG, from the coding sequence ATGAGGTCGCCGCAGTTGTCGTTTCCGCAGTTACTGCGGCTGGCCCTGGCGGAAAGCCGCGGTGCGGGCAAGCGCTTCGTCTTCTTCGTCATCTGCCTCGCCATCGGCGTCGGCGCCATCATGACGATCAAGAGTTTCTCCAACATCCTCGAGCAGGCGATCCAGCGCGAATCGAAAGCCCTGCTTGCCGCCGATATCGAGATCAAAAGCAGTTGGCCGCAAAGCCCCGAAGACCGCGCTTACCAAAAGAAAGCCCTGCCGCCCGGCACCGAGTTCATCTTCCTTAAAGAACTGCACGCCATGACGCGGTTTGCGGACCCCAAGCGTGCGGGCGACCAGGCGAACCTGCTGGTCGAGTTGAAATCGGTTCCAGCCACCCAGCCGTTCTATCCGTTCTATGGCACGCTCGCCACCAACCCGTCGGGGCCGCTCTCGGAGTTATTGGCCGATCACGGTGCGCTGGTGGAACCGAACTTTCTGGTCAAGGCCAATTTGAAAGTCGGCGACCGCTTCCAGCTGGGTGAGGTGGCAGTGCGCATCACGGCGGTGATCGAAGGCGAGCCGGACCGCATCTCGCGCGCGTTCAGTATCGGCCCGCGCGTGATGGTGTCGAATGAAACGCTGGAGCAGGCACAACTCATCGCGCCGGGAAGCCGCGTGAAAAACAAAACGCTCGTTCATCTGCCGGAAGGCTTTCCGCTGGAAAAGGGCGTCGCCCTGCTGGAACGCGGGCTGAAGGACAAGGCCGCGTCCATCCGCACCTATAAGGACATGGAATCGTCGCTCACCGGCGCCATCGACCGCATGAGCAAATACCTCGGTTCCGTCGGCGTCATCGCGCTTCTCATGGGCGGCATCGGCGTGGCCATGATCATCCGCACCTTCATGGCGCAGAAGATGGATACCATCGCCATCCTCAACTGCCTCGGCGCGACCTCGCGCACGGTGTTTTACGTGTACCTGATTCAGGCGCTGCTTCTCGGCCTGGCCGGAAGCCTGATCGGCGTCGGCATCGGCTACGCCCTGCAATACAGTCTGCCTGAAAAAATGGCGGACCTGCTGAACCTGGAGGTGAGTCCCGGCTTTTACTGGGAGCCGGCGGTGCAGTCGCTCCTGCTCGGTCTGCTGACGACGCTTTTGTTCACCGTGTGGCCACTCATCCGCGCCGTGCGGACGCGCCCCCTGCGCCTGTTCCGCCACATCGCCGAAGAAGAAGAGTTGTCACGCGGCTCGCGGCGGCAACGCTGGATGATGGGCATCCTGTTTTCGCTGGGGCTGGTGGCGATCGTGTTCTGGCAGGCGGAGTCTGTCAAACGCGGGCTGGTGTTCCTTTCCATCCTCGCGGTGTCGACGCTTCTGCTGGCAGGCGTGGCGACGCTGTTCCTGAAAATGATCCGCAAACTGCCGCCGTCGCCGCTCATGACGCGGCGCTACGGCCTGGCCAACCTGTACCGCCCCAACAACCAGGCGGTGTCGATCATCACCGCGCTCGGCATGGGCATCATGCTGGTGCTCTCCATCCATCTCATCCAGATGGACATGATCGCCATGCTCAACAAGAACACCGAGAACAAACCGCCGAATTATTTTTTCATCGACATCCAGAAACACCAGGTGGATGAGTACAAACGGATCATCGACTCCTTCGGCGCGGAAGCGAAGCAGGAAACGACACCGCTGGTGCGTTCGCGCCTGTTCAGCATCGACGGACACCGCGCCGACCAGTGGGATTACACCAACCGCCACGCGGAGGAATGGTTCATCAACCGCGAGTTCGTGCTGACCTATCGCACCGATGAACCGCCAGACGGCAATAAAGTCATCAAAGGCAAGTGGTGGACGAAAGAGGAAGCGGGACAGGCGCTGGTGTCGCTGGAGGAGGACGCCGCCCGCAGACTGGACGCGCACATCGGCTCGGAACTGGTGATGGACATCCAAGGCATCCACGTCACCGCCACGGTGCACAACATCCGCCGCGTGGACTGGCGTAACATGCGCACGAATTTTTACATGGTGTTTTCGCCGGGGGCGCTGGAGGGCGCGCCGGTGACTTTCGTCAGCACGGTGTATATCCCGCGTGACCAGGAACTGCAACTGCAACAGGCGGTGGTCGATGCTTTGCCGAACGTCACCGCGCTCGGCACGCGCGACATCGTGGAGAGCATCGAGAACGTGGTCAACAAACTGCTGACGCTGGTGGATTTCATGTCCGCCTTCGCCATCGCCTCCGGCCTGTTCATCCTGTCCGGCGCAGTGGCCTCCACCAAGTTCCGCAGGCTGAAAGAAGCCGCCATTTTAAAAACGCTGGGCGCCAGGCGGCGCATGGTGGCGGCGATCCTCGGTTACGAATACGGCACGCTGGGCGTGGTCGCGGCGGCGGTGGGCGTCCTCTTGTCCATCGGCACGTCGTGGGCGGTGATGGAGTACATCGTCAAATCCGACTGGCACTTCCGGCTGGGGCCGCTGGGCTGGTCGTTTTTGGCGGCGTTCGTGCTGACCACCTTCACCGGCATCCTGAGCAGTGTCGATGTCCTGCGCAACAAACCCATCCACACCTTGCGGCGCGTGGACGGCTAG
- a CDS encoding Rieske (2Fe-2S) protein: MAKYKVCKTSDLVEGQGNQYEVNGQDIAVYHVDGKFWATADFCPHRGGSLGHGKLDGKTVICPNHGWQFDITTGECLNNVSGEVDTFEVSVEADEVFVELP, encoded by the coding sequence ATGGCCAAATATAAAGTCTGCAAAACCAGCGACCTGGTCGAGGGCCAGGGCAATCAATACGAAGTGAACGGGCAGGACATCGCCGTCTATCACGTGGATGGCAAATTCTGGGCGACGGCGGATTTTTGTCCGCACCGGGGCGGGTCCCTGGGACACGGCAAACTCGATGGCAAAACCGTCATCTGTCCCAACCACGGATGGCAGTTCGACATCACCACCGGCGAATGCCTGAACAACGTGAGCGGGGAAGTGGATACGTTTGAGGTGTCGGTGGAAGCCGATGAGGTGTTCGTGGAGTTGCCGTAG
- a CDS encoding Lcl C-terminal domain-containing protein codes for MTALAFQSAHAADPSHYIQDKPFEAPPYVPPPPPPPQTQFTDNEDGTLTDANGLMWTQRDSYAELGHCVNWQDAFNYVEKLETGGHTDWRMPTIRELATIYDDTKENVLAWDKDPENPLRLDKKFAAGAAYWYWSSEKEETKLTDCCARSMYFPRGLVNVRRLTMCQHGGVRAVRNAR; via the coding sequence GTGACGGCATTGGCTTTCCAAAGTGCCCATGCCGCCGATCCCAGCCACTATATCCAGGACAAACCCTTTGAGGCGCCGCCCTACGTGCCTCCCCCTCCGCCGCCGCCGCAAACCCAATTCACCGACAACGAAGACGGCACTCTCACCGACGCCAACGGGTTGATGTGGACGCAGAGGGACAGCTACGCCGAGCTCGGCCACTGCGTCAACTGGCAGGATGCGTTCAACTACGTGGAAAAACTGGAAACGGGCGGCCACACCGACTGGCGCATGCCCACTATCCGGGAGTTGGCCACTATTTACGACGACACCAAGGAAAACGTGCTGGCGTGGGACAAGGACCCGGAGAACCCGCTCCGCCTCGACAAAAAATTTGCGGCGGGTGCCGCTTACTGGTACTGGTCCAGTGAAAAGGAAGAAACGAAACTGACCGACTGTTGCGCGCGCTCCATGTATTTCCCGCGCGGGCTGGTCAACGTGCGCCGGTTAACCATGTGCCAGCATGGCGGTGTGCGCGCCGTACGCAACGCACGCTAA
- the pnpS gene encoding two-component system histidine kinase PnpS yields MINKTLHHQIYLSYLLLTFIALGAIGWYSLSSLHDFLYERTFKDLEARANLVRTQTQDLFQSGQHRRLRQLADELGRAGGMRVTLITKKGKVIADSHRDPSLMDNHGTRPEVIEALKGGHGSSQRYSHTLKEELMYVAVPYRHDGKVTGVVRTALPLTLIHETLAGITYKIALAGLVIALIATPISLFVSRRISRPLLAMKEHAERFASGDLRSRIHVEGPQDIDNLADALNTMAAQLDDRIRTITAQRNEQEAILASMVEGVIAVDSDEAIISINQSAARFLEVRVEDAQGRSVPEVFRHSQVQQFIRKALKSREPVESDLVLDRPDDERYLQAVGTVLKDAGDATIGAVIVLNDVTRLRRLENMRRDFVANVSHELRTPITSIKGFVETLLNGALNEPENAERFLQIVAKQADRLNAIIDDLLSLSRIEQDSEKEGIVIQETGLRALLETAIQQCNARALEKNIGIEIDCDPALKVALNPPLMEQAVVNLVDNAIKYSGDNTVIRVIAATARQQVVVSVKDQGRGIEREHLPRLFERFYRVDKARSRQMGGTGLGLAIVKHIAQAHGGKVSVQSTVGQGSVFHIHLPMGDAGRAVEKT; encoded by the coding sequence ATGATCAACAAAACCCTGCATCACCAGATCTACCTTTCCTACCTCCTTCTTACGTTCATCGCACTCGGCGCCATCGGCTGGTACTCCTTAAGCTCCCTGCATGACTTTTTATACGAACGCACGTTCAAAGACCTGGAAGCGCGCGCCAACCTGGTGCGCACGCAGACGCAGGACCTGTTCCAGTCCGGCCAGCACCGGCGCCTGCGCCAACTGGCGGACGAACTTGGCCGCGCGGGCGGCATGCGGGTGACGCTCATCACGAAGAAGGGCAAAGTGATCGCCGACTCGCACCGCGACCCGTCGCTGATGGACAACCACGGCACGCGTCCGGAAGTAATTGAAGCGCTCAAGGGCGGGCACGGTTCGTCGCAGCGCTACAGCCACACGTTGAAAGAAGAACTGATGTACGTCGCCGTGCCGTACCGTCACGACGGCAAGGTGACCGGCGTGGTGCGCACGGCGCTGCCGCTCACGCTCATTCATGAAACGCTGGCGGGCATCACCTACAAGATCGCGCTGGCGGGCCTCGTCATCGCGCTCATCGCCACGCCCATCAGCCTGTTCGTGTCGCGCCGCATCAGCCGTCCTTTGCTCGCGATGAAGGAACACGCTGAGCGGTTCGCCAGCGGCGACCTGCGCTCGCGCATTCACGTGGAAGGGCCGCAGGACATCGACAACCTCGCCGACGCGCTCAACACCATGGCGGCGCAGTTGGACGACCGCATCCGCACCATCACCGCCCAGCGCAACGAGCAGGAAGCGATTCTTGCCAGCATGGTGGAGGGGGTGATCGCCGTGGACAGCGACGAGGCCATCATCAGCATCAATCAATCGGCGGCGCGGTTTCTGGAAGTGCGCGTGGAGGACGCGCAGGGGCGGAGCGTGCCGGAGGTGTTCCGCCATTCGCAGGTTCAGCAGTTCATCCGCAAAGCGCTCAAAAGCCGGGAGCCGGTGGAGAGCGACCTGGTGCTCGACCGGCCGGATGACGAACGGTATTTGCAGGCGGTGGGCACGGTGCTCAAGGATGCAGGCGACGCCACCATCGGCGCGGTCATCGTGCTCAATGACGTCACCCGCCTGCGCCGGCTGGAAAACATGCGGCGCGACTTCGTCGCCAACGTATCGCACGAGTTGCGCACGCCGATCACGTCGATCAAGGGCTTCGTCGAAACCCTGCTCAACGGTGCGCTCAACGAACCGGAAAACGCGGAACGGTTTTTACAGATCGTCGCCAAACAGGCCGACCGCCTGAATGCCATCATCGACGACCTGCTCAGCCTGTCACGCATCGAGCAGGATTCGGAAAAGGAAGGCATTGTCATTCAGGAAACGGGACTGCGCGCGCTATTGGAGACGGCGATTCAGCAGTGCAACGCGCGGGCGCTGGAAAAGAACATCGGCATCGAAATCGACTGCGACCCGGCGCTCAAGGTGGCGCTCAACCCGCCGCTCATGGAACAGGCGGTGGTCAACCTGGTGGACAACGCCATCAAGTACAGCGGCGACAACACCGTGATCCGCGTGATCGCAGCCACGGCGCGCCAGCAGGTGGTGGTGTCGGTGAAAGACCAGGGACGCGGTATTGAGCGCGAACACCTGCCGCGCCTGTTCGAGAGGTTTTACCGCGTGGACAAGGCACGGAGCCGGCAGATGGGTGGCACGGGACTGGGGCTGGCGATCGTCAAGCACATCGCTCAGGCGCACGGCGGCAAGGTAAGCGTGCAAAGTACGGTGGGGCAGGGCAGTGTGTTTCACATCCACCTGCCGATGGGCGATGCCGGCCGCGCAGTGGAGAAAACTTAG
- a CDS encoding response regulator, whose amino-acid sequence MTAEKILVVEDEEDIQELIRYNLAREAFQVTCVDTGEKALKQVEKEAPDLVVLDLMLPGIDGLNVCRSMKADADLRAIPIIMVTAKGEESDVVTGLEMGADDYVTKPFSPKIFISRVRAVLRRRGETPKPADPNGVLKVKDLTIHPGRHEAKVKGKKLDLTFTEFRILEILASRPGWVFTRGQLVDAIRGEDHAVTDRSVDFQIVGLRKKLGDCADYIETVRGVGYRFQDDA is encoded by the coding sequence ATGACCGCAGAAAAGATACTGGTGGTGGAGGACGAGGAAGACATTCAGGAACTGATCCGTTACAACCTCGCACGCGAGGCGTTTCAGGTCACCTGCGTGGACACGGGTGAGAAGGCGCTCAAGCAGGTGGAGAAAGAGGCGCCGGACCTGGTGGTGCTCGACCTCATGCTCCCCGGCATCGACGGCCTCAACGTCTGCCGTTCGATGAAAGCCGACGCCGATCTGCGCGCCATTCCCATCATCATGGTCACCGCCAAGGGCGAGGAAAGCGACGTGGTGACGGGCCTGGAGATGGGCGCGGACGACTACGTCACCAAACCGTTCAGTCCGAAAATTTTTATAAGCCGCGTGCGCGCCGTCCTGCGCCGCCGGGGGGAGACCCCAAAACCGGCCGACCCGAACGGCGTCCTCAAGGTGAAGGACCTCACCATCCACCCCGGCCGTCACGAGGCCAAGGTGAAAGGCAAAAAACTCGACCTCACGTTCACCGAGTTCCGCATCCTGGAAATCCTGGCGTCGCGTCCCGGCTGGGTGTTCACGCGCGGCCAGCTGGTCGATGCCATCCGCGGCGAGGACCACGCCGTCACCGACCGCTCGGTGGATTTCCAGATCGTCGGTCTGCGCAAGAAGCTGGGCGACTGCGCCGACTACATCGAGACGGTGCGCGGGGTGGGGTACCGTTTTCAAGACGACGCATGA
- a CDS encoding class I SAM-dependent methyltransferase, protein MGAKRMGFYEEHILPRGIDWVLSGERFHAARKKTVAGAQGVVLEVGFGSGLNLPFYLDAVEKLYALDPSRVARKLAAKRIRRAPFPVEFVALKENGVIDLPDQSVDAVVTTFTLCTIADAPAALQEFQRVLKPGGRYHFLEHGRDPDPNIARWQDRWNPIQKCLAGGCHVNRPIARIIQDSGFELRECENFYLDGPKLFTYCYLGTAKKPSL, encoded by the coding sequence TTGGGCGCGAAGAGAATGGGATTTTACGAGGAACACATCCTGCCGCGCGGCATCGACTGGGTGCTGTCGGGCGAGCGGTTTCACGCGGCGCGGAAAAAGACGGTGGCGGGCGCGCAGGGCGTGGTGCTGGAGGTGGGGTTCGGCTCCGGACTCAACCTGCCGTTTTATCTCGATGCGGTGGAAAAATTATATGCGCTCGATCCCTCCCGCGTCGCGCGGAAGTTGGCGGCCAAACGTATCCGTCGCGCGCCGTTTCCCGTGGAGTTCGTCGCTCTAAAAGAAAACGGCGTCATCGATCTGCCCGATCAGTCGGTGGACGCCGTCGTCACCACCTTCACCCTGTGCACCATTGCGGACGCCCCCGCCGCGCTCCAGGAATTCCAGCGCGTGCTCAAGCCCGGCGGCCGGTATCATTTTCTGGAGCACGGGCGTGATCCCGATCCCAACATCGCCCGCTGGCAGGACCGGTGGAACCCCATCCAGAAATGTCTGGCCGGGGGATGCCACGTCAACCGCCCCATCGCCCGGATCATCCAAGACTCCGGGTTTGAACTCCGTGAGTGCGAAAACTTCTACCTGGATGGCCCGAAACTGTTTACCTATTGTTACCTGGGAACGGCAAAAAAGCCTTCCTTATAA
- a CDS encoding CPBP family intramembrane glutamic endopeptidase, which yields MTVPVLILPYALLALSMLSLWHRKTRKLWPALFAVALTAAWMTNRIAWPGVLAVLAFGGLAWAYYRRARDDAWKALFAVGIAVLSLLLFHHQIPGFDNLKLLDRHRFSADALPYSLYLNFDKGSVGLFLLACGWPLIATRQDWQRMLARSLPAFALGCGVILLLSLALGYVRFDVKLPEALALWAFKMLFFTVVAEEAFFRGFVQGELTRRWRGRRGGETAAWVTASVLFGLDHFGGGPLYIALATVAGLFYGWVLRKTGRIEASILFHLLLNTLHLLFFSYPALASVAG from the coding sequence ATGACCGTTCCCGTTCTCATTCTACCCTATGCCCTGCTCGCGTTGTCGATGCTGTCCCTGTGGCACCGCAAAACACGAAAGCTGTGGCCCGCGTTGTTTGCCGTGGCGCTGACAGCGGCATGGATGACGAACCGCATCGCGTGGCCCGGCGTGTTGGCGGTGCTGGCGTTCGGCGGGCTGGCGTGGGCCTATTACCGGCGCGCCCGCGACGACGCATGGAAAGCCCTTTTCGCCGTCGGCATCGCCGTGCTGTCATTGCTCCTGTTTCACCATCAAATCCCCGGCTTCGATAATTTAAAGCTCCTCGACCGTCACCGTTTCTCCGCCGACGCCCTGCCCTACAGCCTGTATCTGAATTTCGATAAGGGATCGGTGGGGCTGTTCCTGCTCGCCTGCGGCTGGCCGCTGATCGCCACCCGGCAGGACTGGCAACGCATGCTCGCGCGTTCGCTTCCCGCCTTTGCGCTCGGTTGCGGCGTGATCCTGTTGCTCTCGCTTGCCCTCGGCTACGTGCGGTTCGATGTCAAATTGCCGGAGGCGCTCGCACTCTGGGCGTTCAAGATGCTGTTCTTCACCGTGGTGGCGGAGGAAGCGTTCTTTCGCGGTTTCGTGCAGGGTGAACTCACCCGGCGCTGGCGCGGCCGGCGCGGTGGGGAGACCGCGGCGTGGGTCACCGCGTCGGTCCTGTTCGGGCTCGATCACTTCGGCGGCGGGCCGCTGTACATCGCGCTGGCCACGGTGGCGGGGCTGTTTTACGGCTGGGTTCTGCGCAAGACCGGGCGCATCGAGGCTTCCATCCTGTTCCATCTCCTGCTCAACACCCTGCATCTGCTGTTTTTCAGTTATCCGGCGCTGGCCTCCGTGGCGGGTTGA
- a CDS encoding DUF2059 domain-containing protein — protein MNTWQTIKRTMTVGLVLLAGWALALPAWAEMDPAKKRDIQTLMEVSGTIESLKQFRPLMLQSYSNILKTAYKDQNIPQEFWDEFLNTIITDADLDSLVEEILPIYDQNFTHDEIRELIAAFQTPAYRKWVTRLPTMMQASSEAGRRWGRNLAQSGVIQQRLEMLKMKYSLGEPSEGAPQGEGMR, from the coding sequence ATGAACACCTGGCAGACGATCAAAAGAACGATGACGGTGGGGTTGGTATTGCTGGCCGGGTGGGCGCTCGCCCTGCCCGCCTGGGCGGAAATGGACCCCGCCAAGAAACGCGACATCCAGACCCTGATGGAAGTGTCCGGCACCATCGAGAGTTTGAAACAGTTCCGCCCGCTGATGCTCCAAAGCTACTCGAACATCCTGAAGACCGCATACAAGGACCAGAACATCCCGCAGGAGTTCTGGGACGAGTTTCTGAACACCATCATCACCGACGCCGATCTCGACAGCCTGGTGGAAGAGATCCTGCCGATTTACGACCAGAATTTCACGCACGATGAAATCCGCGAACTCATCGCCGCGTTCCAGACGCCCGCCTACCGCAAGTGGGTGACACGGTTGCCGACGATGATGCAGGCATCGTCCGAGGCCGGACGCCGGTGGGGTCGCAATCTGGCCCAGTCGGGCGTCATTCAGCAAAGACTGGAGATGCTGAAGATGAAGTACAGCCTGGGCGAACCGAGTGAGGGCGCACCGCAGGGCGAGGGAATGCGTTGA